In Gemmobacter sp. 24YEA27, a genomic segment contains:
- a CDS encoding IS5 family transposase (programmed frameshift) produces MSLARNLISDDEWTFFEGFIRAARHSNGRKPADHRLVLDGISWITRTGAPWRDLPKEFGKWSSVYRQFRRWTLAGLWEDILDALNHAGIAPDKLQMVDSTVIRAHHHAAGAKGGLLQEAPGRSRASGGKTIHWIVFWTTFHFSTKIHLRVNGAGLPKRTEITRGQDSDYTGYDLVMADNLPQPAVLVADRGYDSDKIREDIESRNALPMIPMRKNRRVRKAVDMTIYTLRNMVERCFNNLKNSRRLATRYDKTAESFLGFVDVACIRLWLRHLST; encoded by the exons ATGAGCTTGGCACGCAACCTGATATCCGACGATGAGTGGACCTTCTTCGAGGGCTTCATTCGTGCCGCCCGGCACTCTAACGGGCGGAAACCTGCGGACCATCGTCTTGTTCTCGATGGAATTTCCTGGATCACAAGGACTGGTGCGCCATGGCGTGATCTGCCCAAAGAGTTTGGCAAGTGGTCCTCGGTCTACCGTCAGTTCCGCCGGTGGACTTTGGCGGGATTGTGGGAGGATATCCTGGATGCGCTGAACCACGCTGGGATCGCGCCAGACAAGCTCCAGATGGTCGACAGCACTGTGATCCGCGCTCATCATCATGCGGCGGGCGCAAAAGGGGGACTGCTG CAAGAGGCTCCTGGCCGTTCGAGAGCGTCCGGTGGGAAAACGATCCACTGGATCGTTTTCTGGACCACCTTCCACTTCTCGACCAAGATCCATCTCCGCGTCAACGGCGCAGGCCTCCCGAAGAGGACCGAGATCACGCGGGGGCAGGATTCCGACTACACCGGCTATGATCTGGTGATGGCCGACAACCTGCCGCAGCCAGCAGTTCTGGTCGCCGACAGGGGCTATGACTCTGATAAAATTCGGGAAGACATCGAGAGCCGCAACGCCCTGCCCATGATACCGATGCGAAAGAACCGAAGGGTGCGCAAGGCTGTCGACATGACCATCTATACCCTGCGCAACATGGTCGAGCGCTGCTTCAACAACCTGAAAAACAGCCGCCGCCTTGCAACCCGCTACGACAAAACCGCCGAAAGCTTCCTGGGCTTCGTCGACGTCGCCTGCATCAGGCTCTGGCTCCGCCATTTGTCAACATGA
- a CDS encoding type II restriction endonuclease, whose translation MRDQGAQQMMDLGDWLNEYSGPNYTWYVKRLSGNDTLANKTHQAGPYIPKNLLFEVLPALGRVDVENPTAWFDVYIDSHADYRQIRAFYYNSKRYKQQRNGRDETRLTNWGGSDSALLDPENTGALTIFAFALGQDLGPKCHVWLCRHEAEEDLVEDRIGPVEPGKSFIQPVGGVIQPDLFTTTATVRASCWLTPAEIPAAWLSKFPGGTEIIAKAAGLQSHGSLMPDLRLMKRRACEYEIFRSVEEAVELPFIKKGFTDIDGFISRAQTILQRRKSRAGRSLELHAREIFLEEKLVEGTDFSHQPESEPGKSPDFLFPSEAAYKDTHFPTEKLRMLAVKTTMKDRWRQILNEANRVEHKHLLTLQEGISETQFKEMLDAKVTLVVPRPIIEKFPGSVQPHLQTLDSFIGEMRLLRA comes from the coding sequence ATGCGAGATCAGGGGGCGCAGCAGATGATGGACCTGGGAGACTGGCTCAACGAATACAGTGGGCCGAATTACACATGGTACGTCAAGCGATTGAGCGGCAACGACACGCTTGCCAACAAAACGCACCAGGCCGGTCCCTATATTCCGAAAAACTTACTGTTCGAGGTCTTGCCCGCTCTCGGTCGGGTTGACGTCGAAAATCCGACCGCCTGGTTCGACGTCTACATCGACAGCCACGCTGACTACCGCCAGATCCGCGCATTCTACTACAATTCAAAACGGTATAAGCAGCAGAGGAACGGGCGCGACGAAACCCGGCTTACGAATTGGGGCGGCTCCGATTCTGCACTGCTCGACCCCGAAAACACCGGCGCGCTGACCATCTTCGCTTTTGCCCTTGGCCAGGATCTGGGACCAAAGTGCCACGTCTGGCTATGCCGACATGAAGCTGAGGAAGATCTGGTCGAGGATCGCATCGGTCCCGTCGAGCCTGGCAAGTCGTTCATCCAACCGGTAGGCGGCGTGATCCAGCCTGACCTTTTCACGACAACTGCGACAGTCCGTGCCAGTTGCTGGCTGACGCCAGCCGAGATTCCTGCTGCATGGCTTTCGAAATTCCCTGGCGGAACCGAGATCATCGCTAAGGCGGCCGGGCTTCAGTCCCATGGCAGCCTGATGCCCGATCTGCGCCTCATGAAACGGCGTGCCTGTGAGTATGAAATATTCCGTAGCGTTGAGGAAGCTGTTGAGCTGCCGTTTATCAAAAAGGGCTTCACGGATATTGACGGGTTCATCTCCCGCGCGCAGACCATTCTCCAGCGCCGGAAGTCGCGCGCCGGGCGGTCACTCGAACTCCATGCCCGTGAGATCTTTTTAGAAGAGAAGCTCGTTGAGGGGACCGACTTCTCGCACCAGCCCGAATCTGAACCGGGGAAATCACCAGATTTTCTGTTCCCGTCAGAAGCAGCCTACAAAGATACGCATTTTCCGACAGAGAAGCTGCGGATGCTGGCGGTGAAGACGACGATGAAAGACCGTTGGCGCCAGATTCTGAATGAAGCCAATCGTGTGGAACACAAGCACCTGCTGACATTGCAGGAAGGGATCTCGGAAACCCAGTTCAAAGAGATGCTTGACGCAAAGGTTACGCTTGTCGTTCCCAGACCCATAATCGAGAAGTTCCCCGGATCAGTTCAACCGCACCTGCAAACTCTGGACTCGTTCATCGGCGAGATGCGTCTGCTGAGGGCGTGA